AACACTCTAATGAATAATAAGAACAAGGTAAAGAATACACCTATTGAACCAATAAACAGACTAATATCAACCCAGGTTGGATAGAACATTGCCCAGCTTGAAGGAATATAGTCTCTATGTAATGAAGTTACGATAATTACAAAACGTTCGAACCACATACCAATGTTCACAACGATGGACAGCACCCATGATACCGCGATATTTGTTCTGATTTTAGAGAACCAGAATAACTGTGGCGTAATCACGTTACAAGTCATCATACACCAATAAGCCCATGCGTAAGGACCTGAGATACGATTCAGAAATGCATATTGCTCATATTCCACACCAGAATACCATGCGATAAACAACTCTGTCAAGTATGCAACACCCACGATAGAACCTGTCAATACGATAATCTTGTTCATAGATTCGATGTGGAACATTGTGATGTAATTTTCCAAACCTAATACCTTTCTGGTAATCAGCAATAACGTTTGCACCATAGCAAATCCTGAGAAAATCGCCCCCGCAACGAAATAAGGCGGGAAGATTGTTGTATGCCATCCCGGAATTACCGAAGTAGCAAAGTCAAAGGATACAATTGTATGTACGGAAAGTACAAGAGGTGTAGAAAGGCCTGATAAGATCAGACAAACAGCCTCGAAACGTTGCCAGGTTTTCACGGAACCAGTCCATCCGAAAGAAAGGATAGAATAAATTCTTCTTTTCAATCCTGTTGCTCTGTCTCTGATAGTTGCGATATCCGGTAATAAACCAATGTACCAGAATAATAATGATACAGAGAAATATGTAGAGATCGCAAATACGTCCCAAATTAAAGGCGAGTTAAAGTTAACCCATAAAGATCCGAATTGGTTTGGAAGCGGGAATACGAAATGAGCTAACCAAGGA
This genomic interval from Pseudopedobacter saltans DSM 12145 contains the following:
- the nrfD gene encoding NrfD/PsrC family molybdoenzyme membrane anchor subunit, whose translation is MASHHESILREPLITGKDITYRRISDEVLLPVENKPNKAWWIGFIVAVAGALLWVFSVSYTFWYGIGAWGLNKTVGWAWDITGFVWWVGIGHAGTLISAVLLLFRQNWRNSINRSAEAMTIFAVICAATYIVAHMGRPWLAHFVFPLPNQFGSLWVNFNSPLIWDVFAISTYFSVSLLFWYIGLLPDIATIRDRATGLKRRIYSILSFGWTGSVKTWQRFEAVCLILSGLSTPLVLSVHTIVSFDFATSVIPGWHTTIFPPYFVAGAIFSGFAMVQTLLLITRKVLGLENYITMFHIESMNKIIVLTGSIVGVAYLTELFIAWYSGVEYEQYAFLNRISGPYAWAYWCMMTCNVITPQLFWFSKIRTNIAVSWVLSIVVNIGMWFERFVIIVTSLHRDYIPSSWAMFYPTWVDISLFIGSIGVFFTLFLLFIRVLPSVAMAEVKLLVKSSSEQSKKALIEKGVLKPEEVEYYKESLTKFDSVNQADYAK